Part of the Nitrospira sp. genome is shown below.
CCGGCCTCCCGCCGGCCCGCCTGATTGCCTCGGCGGCCCGCTGGGCGATCCAATTGCTCAGCGTCGCCATGGCTCTTGAGCAACTGGGCATCGCGGAACACATCGTGGCCGTCGGATTCGGCATTACCTGGGGCGGCATTGTCCTTGCCGCCGCACTGGCGTTCGGATTGGGAGGCAAGGACCTCGCACGGTCATTTCTTGAGCGTCGGCTGGCTGCTCCGTTGCACGGACCGACTCATAACGATGTTCACCACCATTGAGGCCCCCATGCGTCCTCGCTATCTTGTCTTCACCGATCTGGACGGATGTCTGCTCGACAGCCGGACCTATTCGTTCGACGCAGCTCGACCGGCCCTCGAACGACTCCAGGCGAACCACATTCCCGTGGTTCTGGTTTCCAGTAAGACGCGGGCGGAGATCGAGCCGCTTCGCCAGCAACTGAATCACCAGGGTCCGTTCATCGTCGAAAACGGCGGCGCCGTGTTCGTGCCTCTCGGCACCTTTGATTTCCCTCTGGACCGCGCCCGACGACGGTCTACCTATCACGTCATCGAGTTTGGAACGCCCTACGCCCTGTTACGCGATGTACTCAAGCAGATTGAGGAAGCCGTCGGTACGCCGTTGATAGGATTCGGGGATCTTTCGATCGATGAGATTATGGAGCTGACCGGACTACCCAGGGAAGCTGCACTACGGGCCAAGATACGCGAGTACGATGAGCCCTACCTGGTACAGGGCCCCGCCACGCTGGTCACCGAGGTCTGCCGTCAGATCATCACGCGAGGATTACAATGGACGAAGGGCGGGCGCTTCTTTCATCTGACCGGACTGAACAACAAGGGGCAAGCCGCCTTGAGGCTGCTTCATTGCTATAAACGGCAATGGAATCTCGATGGACCACCGGGCGAGGTTGAAACAGTAGGGATCGGGGATAGCCTGAACGATCTCCCCCTCCTGCTCGCGGTGGATCTCCCGGTGCTGGTGCAGAAGCCGGACGGATCGTACGACCACGACATCCATGTCCCCCAACTGATCCATGCCCCTGGCATCGGACCCGTCGGGTGGAATCACGCGATTCTGAATCTGCTACGGCTCGCAGCCTAGCAGCCGCGCGACCCTCTCTGAATAGGTGTGTCCGTCAGGCGGATTTTTTCGACGCAAACACCGCCGCATCACAGGAGAGATACTTGATCTGCTTGATGGGGACCAGGATCATTTCCCGCGGCGACTCCAGATAAATAAATTCCTGGTCTTCCGACAACCGATGACTGACCGCGTCCTTGATCAACAACTCCTGATTGTCCACAAACACGACTTTCACCCAATAGTGCACGACGCTGCTCCTTCCGACAAAAAGCCGACGATCCGACTATACCACGACCCCTTCAAAGCCAGAGGATTATACTGATCCCTTCAAGACTGTGGCAACTTGCCAGCCATAGCCGCTCGTGAGTAGAGTAGCAATGCAGGACCATGTCTTCGAGGAATGTCCGATGGCCAAGTCATTGCGAATCAGCGGGTTGACGGCGCTCTTGCTCACCGGCCTCACGATGTCCCCTCTCCTGAGCGACGCGCAGGTGGTTGGAGACGAGGCTGAACTGGGTCGGCTCCAGTCGAAAGCCGAAGACGCGATCGGGAATGATGATGCGGATGGAGCCGCGATGATGATGGGGCGGGCCGCGTTGCTCGCCGCTCAACTCGGCAAGAGAGAGACCGGATGGAAGACGGCATTCCGCAAGGGCCAGGAAGCGCTCTTCAGATCACAGGAACATACCTACCGGGCCATGGCCCTCTTTCGCCGAGCCGGCGGTCAATTGCCGGCCTCATCGGGAGTTTGCGGCAGCCTGGCCCTCGGTCACACCGCTCTTACTCACGTGGCTGAGGGGAAGGAACCTTCTCCCCAAGACACCCGCCTCCTGGAGGAGGCCAGGCGTCT
Proteins encoded:
- a CDS encoding HAD-IIB family hydrolase, which gives rise to MRPRYLVFTDLDGCLLDSRTYSFDAARPALERLQANHIPVVLVSSKTRAEIEPLRQQLNHQGPFIVENGGAVFVPLGTFDFPLDRARRRSTYHVIEFGTPYALLRDVLKQIEEAVGTPLIGFGDLSIDEIMELTGLPREAALRAKIREYDEPYLVQGPATLVTEVCRQIITRGLQWTKGGRFFHLTGLNNKGQAALRLLHCYKRQWNLDGPPGEVETVGIGDSLNDLPLLLAVDLPVLVQKPDGSYDHDIHVPQLIHAPGIGPVGWNHAILNLLRLAA